A stretch of DNA from Bacillus solimangrovi:
ATGGTTTTGAAATTGATGGTGAGAGCAATTTCCTTATTGATTGTTCAGCTGTATTTAATGGAGCGGACGGATTCGATCTAGATACAAATCATCACTGTGTCATTAATTGTGAGAGCATTCGAAATGGCGACGAAGGTTTTGAAATTAATGGAGACTTCAACAAATTTATAAATAATATATCCAAAGAAGCTGATGCTGATGGATTTGATGTTGAAAATGGTAATTCAAATACGTTATTTCGAAATAAAGTATTGAATAATGGCAGTGATGGTATTGAAATGGATGATTCATCTAATAACAATAACATAATTGAAAATCTGGTATGTGGTAATGAACAAAGTGGGATTTTTCTAACAGCTGGTGATGATGAATTTACTGTTGAAAATGTTATTGATTCTAATATAGTACGAAACAATGGTACAGGAGGAATCGGATCGGGTATCTTAGTTCTAGATAATGCAGATGATAATATTATACGCTTCAATAAATTGAAGAACAATGTGCCATTTGATATTCAGGTTGTGGGTGATGTTATGGATAACACATTCGATGGGAATATTTGTGGGAATAGTTTTCCTGATGGTCTTTGTACTTAATTCAACAATTAGACTCTCCTACGTGTAGAGAGAGTTTTTTTGTCTTATTAGACAAATTAAGAGCATTTTTATCGTAGTAATCTGTACACCCTTATAAGTGTCTGTCATTACTTAACAGCTATAAGAACCTTAAAATAGACTGTCTATCATAGAATTATTAAGAAAAAATGTATGAAGAGTGTGCTTTTAATGTTTTGCTACGGTTGACTTGGTCAAACGTATATTTTTATATGAAGTACAAGCGAAGTGTACTAACTACACATATTATTTAGTATATTCATAATTTATAAGAGGGTGATAGTAATGGCGATACACGTAGTTCCCACTGACTTTCCTACCGTGCAACTTGCAATAGATGATCCTGGTACAAATCCTGGAGATTCGATACAGATTCTAGCAGGTACGTTTGATGGATTTGATGTAACGAAGGAAAGGTTGAAGATTTTTGGTTGTGGAATTGGCAAGACGATAATTTCAGGAAACCCGTCACCTGCTGCAAGCGATGGGATTACAGTGAATGCAGATCAAACAATTTTGAAGGGATTTACCATTCAAGGATTTACGGTAGGCGATGGTATTGAGGTAAATAATGATACGAATATTTTGGTAGAGATTGAGTCAAGGCTTAACAGTGGTGACGGTTATGAAATTGATGGAGAAAATAATTTAATTATAAATTGCTTTGCCTCATCGAATGTTGCGGATGGATTTGATATTGATACAGATCATCACTGTATTATCAATTGTGAAAGCACTAGAAGTGGTGAGGAGGGCTTTGATATTGATGGACAGAATAACAAAGTGATCAATAATATAGCTATAGAAAACGTTGATGACGGTATCGATCTAAATGATGACTTTAATATTGTATACGGCAATACAACAATAAAAAACGATCGAGGAATCGGTGTGGATGATGACAGTAATAGTGTCATTAATAATTTGGTCTGTAACAATCGGAGAATTGGAATTGGTGTAGGTAGTGGTGATGTAGAAGATACGAATAACGTAATCGATTCCAATATCGTTCGTAATAACGGCAAGGAATTGTCACAATCAGGTATACTTGTTAATGATGTAGCATTCGATAACATAATTAGATTTAATAAATTAAGACTGAACGAACCTTTTGATATTGAAGTAGAGGGAAATGTTGCTGATAATACGTATGATGGTAATAAGTGTGAAAGTAGCGACCCAATGAATTTGTGTACTTGATGCAAGTAAGAACTCTCCTACGTTTAAGGAGAGTTTTTTTGTCGTATCTGATGAATAAGATCTTCTTTTTACACAGTCAGCTGTACATTTTTATGTTTTGCTACGGTTGCTTTGGTCAAACGTATATTTCTATATGAAGTACAAGCGAAGGGTACTTAGTCTACATATAATTTAATATATTTAAAATTTATAAGAAGGTGATAATGATGACGATACACGTTGTACCTACTGATTTTCCTACCGTGCAGCTTGCAATAGATGATCCTGGTACAAATCCTGGAGATTCGATACAGATTCTAGCAGGTACGTTTGATGGATTTGATGTAACGAAGGAAAGGTTGAAGATTTTTGGTTGTGGGATTGGTAAAACGATAATTTCAGGCAACCCGTCATTTGGAACAAATGATGGGATTACAGTAAATGCGAATCAAACGATACTAAAAGGATTTACAGTTCAAGGATTTACAACAGGAATTGATAGTAACGGAATAAATGTTAACTCAAATAACAACATCTTGGAAGAAGTTGAATCAAAACTTAATGGTGATGACGGTTATGAAATTGATGGTGAAAATAATCTAATTATAAACTGTTTTGCTTCATTTAATAGTGGAGATGGATTTGATATAAATACCATTCATCATTGTATTATTAACTGTGAGAGCATTAAAAATAGTATTGAGGGATTTGAGATTGATGGAGATAGTAACCGATTTATAAACAATACTTCTATTGAAAATGTTGATGACGGATTCGATATAGATGGAGACTTCAATATTTTGTTTGGTAACACAGCAATTAAAAATGATCGAGGAATTGGTATTGATGATGACGGAAATAATGTCATTAATAATTTGGTATGTAATAATCTAAGTGTTGGAATTAGTACTGGGGTAGAAGACTTTCAAGACTTGAATAACGTAATCGATTCGAATATCGTTCGTAATAACGGTGCTGAAGGCTTAGGATCAGGAATTTTTATTGGAGATACTGCGTTTGATAACACGATCAGGTTCAATAAGTTAAAACTGAACGAACCATTTGATATTCAAGTAGAGGGAAATCCGATGGATAATACGTATGATGGAAACAAATGTGAAAGTAGCGACCCAATGAATTTGTGTACATGATGATGCTAATTTGACTCTCCTATATTTAAGGAGAGTTTTTGCTGTAGTAGGTGTATGATACGTTAAATAATGGTTTATTATTGCTCTTGTTATCAATCATGCTAAAAATCTAAAATATTAATTTTTTTATAAATATAATTCCTTTAATGAAGAAACCACCAATTAGAAAAAATAGACTGAACAGCACAAAGCCATATATAAAGCCTTTCCACATTGCCCATACATCTAAAAACAAATTTTTAAAAAAGTCGAAAATCCTATGCAAGTTCATATCCCCCTCATAGTAAGAGTTGAGGTTTCTTAATACATCCAAATAAAACGTATATTTCCATTTTTACAAATGATAGTATACCATAGTTGATAGGATAGTAGTTATGAAACCATATATGAAAAGGTGACTTAAACGCTAGCCTTTAATTGATGAGGAGGTAGTAACCATGATTTCAACAGTAATGTTTTTTAATACGGTCTTTCAAATTGCGGGGATTTTTATGATTATCCTAGGGCTTTGGGAACTAAGAATAGGAATTAATCGCAAGAAGTACATTCAACTTATGACGGCTGGTTTATTATTAATATTTATTGTTCCCATCGTAACAATTATATTTTAAGTCGTATATGAGGTAACTGAAGCGTATTCATTTGATTTAACTTGATATGTTTGAGGAAAGAATTTTCTCATACGAGTCTTGTAACATTATAGATGCAGTTATTCATTTTATATAGGAGCGGATAAAATGATCAATATTCGAACAGCCAAAAGTACAGATTACGAAGTCATCTCACCTGTAATAAATGAATGGTGGGGAGGAAGGCAAATGGCGCAAATGTTGCCTAAGCTCTTTTTTGTTCATTTTAACAATACAAGTTTTATCGCAGAGAAAGATGGGAAGGTTGTCGGTTTCTTAATTGGTTTTTTATCACAAACATACGCAGATGATGCATATATCCATTTCGTTGGTGTTCACCCTGAACATCGGAAACATAATGTAGGTAAACGACTCTATACTGAATTTTTCAACGTTGTAAAAGAATATGAGAGAAAGTTTGTTCGTGCGATTACATCTCCAGTTAATCAAGGATCAATTGCCTATCATACGAAGATGGGATTTGAAATTGTAAAAGGTGATCGTGAAGTTAATGGTGTATCGGTTCATACGAATTACGATGGTTTAGGTCAAGATAGAGTGTTGTTTGTCAAGGAAATGATGTGAAGATTCAATCAGTGGGAGCTAACCGTCCTCACTGATTGTTTGTATTTCTTAATCATTTGGATTGATAATGGCTAGCATTTGATGATCTTCCCATTTTCCATTTATTTTGACACTTTGCTTTGCAATGCCTTCCTTATGAAAGCCTACTTTTTCTAATACTCGAATCGAACCGATATTGTGTGGCATCACACCAGCTTCAATACGATGCAAATGTAACTCCTCAAAAGCATAGTTCACGACTAACTGTGCTGCTTCGGTTGTATAACCTTTTCCATTCTGAGCTTTGTCTAAGAAATAACCGATAAAAGCACTTTGAAGAGAGCCACGTTGAATTTGGAATAAATCAATCGTACCGATTAGTTGATCACTGTGCTTGAATATACCAAATTGGTACGAAACATCTTGTTCTGCATATTTTTCATTGTTTATAATTAATTCTTCTTGCTTGTTCAACGTATAAAAATCAGTAGATCTTTCAAATGAAAATTGTTCAAAAAACGCACGATTTCGCTCTTGTAATTGAAGTCTTTCTGCTGCATCTGCAAGTTTAAAAGGTCTTAAGTAAATATTCTCCCCACGTAACAATTCGATCATCTCCCTTTTAATATAAAGGCATATATATTGGAATAACTGCTACTCAAATCAGTTTCGTTTTGGAAGTGGACTTAAGTGCTCATGAATGAGAAGCCATTGATCCGATTCTTTGACGAATACATTTGTCGCTCTGCCACGTCCACTCGTATATTCTCCATTGTAGTATCCTTCATAGAAATACGTATACGTGCATGTAGCGGAATTGCTTTCTGTATAGAGCCATTTTACATCATGTGCTTCATAGTTCTCATCTTTTATTACTGTCCAAGCTTTTTCAAAGTATAATTGAATTTCTTCGAGAGTCGTACACGTCTTATCTGTGAAAAAGTAGGTTGCGTTAGGGTGAAGTAATTTTCTAACTTCATCAAAATTGTGCGTGTTCGTCGCTTTTATGTAGTTGTTCAACACTTCCATAATGAATCTCCCCAGTCCATTTATTATAGAAAAGTTTACCATATACATGTTAGTAGAGGTAGAAGATGTGGTGAAATGTAAACATTGAAATCAGAAGGTGAACCTAGTGCTGTAGTTTGTTATGAATTACGATATGAGCTCTATCTAGGAACCACCTGAGTGTGATTGATAGGATATAAAGATAAAAAGACGTCTTATGTAGCTTAAACAACACTATGCATAACACGCCTTTTAAATGAAATTAATTAGCAATAAAAAGGGGAATTATCCTTCTACCAAGTTAGCCATCCACTTGTCTTCACATGTTTCGTCAATTTATCGTATTTACCTTCTCGCATTAATTGCTTGCATTTTGAGCGATAATGCCTTCTATCTTCTTTTTTTACATGGCTACATTCTTTATCGTAGCTGAAATATTTATCAGTATGACGAAAATTTTTAAGCTTTTCTTTTTTTGGATCTTTAAGCTTTTCTGAACAATAATACAAACGATTCTTTATTTTGTCTTCGACTGCTATTTCCCAACATAACATTTCATTTTTGTCAAAATTCAACTTCATCCCTAGTACGACAATATATAATTTACTTTTCTCAAAGTAGATATTATCAGTACTTAGATAAAACCACTTGTGAAAGTCAGCATACAAGCCCCCTTTCGAATAGAAGAATGGTTATCTAATTTGTATTATAACTCTGTAGCAAGAAATTCTGTCAATTCATTAACTTCTTTGCTTATTTCCTTATAAAGAGTCCAATGAAGATAATGATGCCCCTGTAATGCAACAACCTTACTAGCGGGAGAATTAGTTAACTGTGTTTTATAAAAAGACACATTATTTTTACCATCCTCTGTTACCGTTTTCTTCTTTAGTTTAGAAATCTGGCTTTTAAAAAGAAAGAATGTCATCCAAAGTTTTTCTTTTCCTTTGGAGACACCCTTTTGTTGTATTATGTTTAAAGGTTTTATTAATATTTTGATTGAGTAGGGGGGTGGTTGTGAATCAGATAACCTTATTCTAATGCTTTTTTAATAGAATCTGGCACATGAGTTTCATCCAGTTGTTCAGTGAATGATCGCCCGCTTTTCAGAGTAACCAGAATTACGTATTTTCCATATCCATAATGAGAATGATTTAATAATTGTTCCATTTGAGTAGTTTCTGTAATTTTAATGACTTTGTCTTTATCTGTAATCTCATCAAACTTTTTATCTGAATCATAAAATTCCTCTTCAGTTTGATTGATTTGTGCAATCTCCAGCTTCACGATATCGTTCGCCATAACTCTAACTTGTTCAAGATATCCGTTGTCTTTCATCCAATTTTCAATACCTTTATACCTTTTATCCCAATCGTAATGCCTTGAATAATCATAATCGACATTACCATCATCAATAACTGTAATCTCAAAATCCCCCCATTCGGGTCGAGATGCAATCATATCTTCATATTTCAGAGAAAGAATATCTTGTCTCAATAGTTTTTTAAATTCATTAATTTTTTCAAGGTCATAAATATTAAGCTCTTTATCAACATGACGACCAGACAAACGCAATAATCCTATATTTTTATCCAGGAGATCGAAATTAAAATCGTTTCTCTTGTAAATTTCTGATTCATAAATAGGTTTTAACTCAGTCGCAACTACAGTTAAAGGAGTAACATATTCTCTTGCTACCATGCTTCCATCCTCAAGTTCATACACGATAGTTGAACGTTCAAGGTCACGGTATCCAAATTCCTCTTCATTAAATTCAGTTTTTTCATTAACAATCTTGTGATGAAGACTGAGAATATCGTTAATATACTGTTCGTCTGAATGAAATGGGTTTTCTCCTTCTTCAAGTTTCTCTTTAAACCTATATACATTAGAACCATAGTATACATTTTTCACTTCTGCAGTCTCTGGTATCTTCGTTTCATAACCGAACACATCAACTTTGATTGCAACAACTACTACTGCAATAACAAGCCCATAACCGACGATATCGATGAGCATTCTAGCTTTAAATACACGCCACGACTTCTCAAGTACCATTACAGCGACAAGATAACCAATTATTGTTCCGGCAATATATCCAAACACAACCCAAGCGGTACTAATATCCTGTTGAGAGAAATAAACTGCTGAAAGAAGCATTGTACAAAAAGTCACACCGTATTTAAAAATAGGTTTTAAGGCTTTAAATGTTAACACTTGCCCTACCGCTTCAAGAGGGCGAACCTTATACAATAACCAGCCTGCAATAAACAGAATGACTGTAAGTATGATATAAATGATAATCTCAGTGTGTGAGTATGGATTGTTCTTATCATAAAGTTCTACAAACTGAACTAACGGAGACCATTTTATAGCTGTATCTTCAACTAAAAACCTTGTTGAAAAACCATAGAGCATATTGTTAAGTAACTCAGCAATTAAAATAAGTAAACCCATAGGAAGCATCAATACTATATAAGTTATGATACCTTGTGCAACGGAAATACCGGATAACATTCCTACAAATACAGAACATGCAAACAGAAATACCGTTAACAATGTTACAATTCCTGTCCATAATAGAAGTTCTCCAAATGTAAAGTTTTCACCAAAAGAGATCGTTCCTCTAACTGCCCAAGTAACGACAGAAGTGATAAGCACAGGAATTATGAGCATAAGCATCCCACTAATAACATGGTTGATGTAAAGACTTCCACGTTTTATTGGAAGACTATGCACCATAACGGATGAATCCTTCGTTTGTAAATAACGAAACAGAAATATCCCTGCTAAGATTGGTACAGTATATAAGAAAATTATTAGGACTTCTAATCCGATATCAAAAAATGTTTCGATACGTTCTGCGATATTAGTTGGTGGATCACTATCGATCATGATCATTTGTAACGGTAGAGAAAATAGTAAACCTAATAAATAAATAATACTAAGCCAGCCGTGTTGTTTGAAATCCTGCTTAATAATTCCTAGATTAAATAAGGATATGTTCGACTTCATAACCGACATCCCCCATTTCATAAATAAAAATTTCTTCTAACGTTAATGGCAATAAATCGAATACGATTGGTTTGAATGATTGAATGTGTTCCTTAATTTCATGTTCATTCCCTCTAACGACAAAGAGATGCACACTTCCACGTTGGTCTTTATGTAAAACTTGTAAACTCTTAATTGCTTCTTCTTCATCTATGTCTTCTTGGAAGGCAACCTGAACTTTGTGTGTATCAGCTTTTAAGTCGTCGATATCTTTTTCAATGACAATCTTACCTTTATGCATAATACCAACGTGGTCACAAATATCCTCGATTTCTCTTAAGTTATGAGAAGAGATAATGACGGTCATGTTTCGTTCGGCAGTATCTTGGAATAGTAGATTCTTAATCTTTTGGCGCATGACAGGGTCCAAACCGTCAATTGGTTCATCAAGAATTAATACATCGGGCATAGCAGATAGAGCTAACCAGAACGCAACTTGCCTCTGCATGCCTTTTGACAAGCGATGCACCTTTTTGTTGACGTCAATCCCGAATACTTGTTGTAATCGTTCGAATCGTTCTTGATTCCACTTTTTATAAAAGTATCGATAATAGATTGCCATCTGTTTAATCGTTGATTGAGGTAGAAAATAGAGAGCATCAGGAATGAAGATGACACGTTGTTTAAGATTCGGATTTTCAAACACATTTTCGCCATCAATTTGAAGTGAGCCTTTATCAGGATAATAAATGCCGGATAACATTTTTAGCAACGTTGTTTTACCAGCACCATTGGAACCGAGTAGGCCATAGATAGCACCTGTCTTAATTGATAAATTCAATTGACTTACGGCATCTTCACGCTCAAATTTCTTCCATACGTCATGAATCTCGATCATCGTTCTCATCTCCTCCTTCCATCTTCTGCTTCGCTTCTTCATATAACGTAAGCAAGTCTTCCTTTGTTAATCCAAGATAGACAGCTTCTGATATTAACTTCAACAATTGTGATTTCACCTCATTTAATTTCATTTCATTATGCATGACCTCAACAGGTGCAACAAAACTACCTTTTCCTTGAATCGAATATAGGTATCCTTGTTGTTCCAACTCTCGATATGCTTTTTGAATTGTATTGGGGTTAATCGTTAGTTGCTTCGCTAACATTCGAACAGATGGTAACTTCTCATCAGGTTGTAACACTTGATTAATGATTAGCTCTTTGATTCTGTCAACGAGCTGTTCATAGATTGCTTTTCGACTACGAATATCTAATTCAAACATTTTTAACCTCCTTATTAATGTTTGATGTGTGTTGACTGTGTTGTATATCTTAATACAGTTGAATTATATCTTATAAATGAAAAATTTGTAAAGGGTATATTTAGAAAAAGTTACTAACTTTTCAATTTGTCATGTGTGACTAAATACAAAGTACTATCTAATCATTTTGTTTTGGATGTAACTCATCATGGACTGAACAAACTTCTAATCTATCAATTTTTGTTGAATAAACTAACAATTTATTGATATTATTTAAAAAAATTGCTAGTTATCTAACCGTTTGATGTTGACTTCATTTGTAATAGGTTGGCCAGATGAGTAGACAAACTAACGTAATTAGTAAGGAGATTATAAATGAATTGTAAATATGTAAAGGTAGAAGTGCTTATTCCAGAAGTGTTCATTGATGAATTACGAACCGAATTGAATAACATCGGTGTTCTTAAAATAGGCTTGTATGACAATGTAATGTCATATTCCGAAGTAAAAGGATATTGGAGACCTTTAGAGGGAGCAACTCCATTTGATGGAGAAGTAGGAGAAATTTCAACAGGTACAGAATGTAAGGTAGAATTCCATTGTCTATATGAAGAAATCAATAACGTTAAGAAAGTTATTAATGACATTCACCCATATGAAGTACCTGTTGTGTATGTAATACCTTTATTAGATTGATAGTCGAACAACTATTTTCATTTAAAGTACAAGAAAAGTAAGTCGATTTTTCATATGATAGTGTAAATCACTATGTAATGAGAACTAAATAGATGATTCGATTAAGGGGGATAATATGTTTCCAACACTCAATACGAAAAGGCTCTTGTTAAGAGAAATTGTCAATGACGATGTGCAAGATGTATACAATGTTTTTGCTAATGAGAATGTGACAAGATTCTATGGACAAGAGCCACTAACAAGCCTTGACCAAGCTAAACAATTTATTGAGTTTTTTGCTCAGAGTTATAATGACAAACGGGGCATACGATGGGGCATTGAGTTGAAGGAAGAAGAGAAATTAATTGGAACAATTGGATTTAACGCATTATCCCTTAAGCATAAACGAGCTGAAATCGGTTATGAGCTTCACCCTGATTATTGGCGAAGAGGTTATGCAACGGAAGCAGCTTCAGAAGTAATGTCATATGGGTTCAATAAACTATATCTAAATCGAATTGGTGCTATCGTCTTTTTAGAGAATACGACCTCAAGTAATTTATTAACAAAACTAGGGTTTGAGAAAGAGGGAGTTCTTAGAAATTACATGTGTCAAAATGATCGGTCCTATGACGTTAACATGTTCTCAATTTTAAAACCTTAATTAAGTATAGAAAATATGGATGAGGGATGGGAGGTGACTTTATGAGTCATAAATGGTTAGAGTGGGCAAAGCAAATCCAAAGCATTTCACAAGCAGGCTTAGCATTCTCAAAAGATTTATACGATCTTGAACGGTATGAGACATTACGGAAAATAAGTGTTGAAATACTAGCTGAGTATACTGATTTGAAAATGGAGAAGATACAGCATCTCTTTGCGAATGAATCAGGTTATCAAACTCCGAAAGTAGATGTCCGAGGTGTCGTGTTTAAGGAAGACAAGATATTACTTGTAAAAGAAGAGCACGATCAGAAATGGGCATTACCTGGGGGGTTTTGTGACATCGGCTTGTCGCCTTCTGAAAATGTAGTGAAAGAAGTAAAGGAAGAAGCAGGTTATGATGTTGTTGTAAAGAGGCTGCTTGCAGTATTTGACTATCATAAACACCCACATCCACCTCAAGCCTATCATTATTATAAATTATTCATTTTATGTGAGATTTATGGGGGCAATGCCGCAACAGGTATCGAAACGAATGATGTTAATTTCTTCGATAGAGATAATTTGCCACCGCTATCACGCATGAGAAATACAGAGTCACAAATACAATTAATGTTTGAGTTTCTTAATCACCCTAACAAAGAAGTCATATTGGATTAAGTACTTACCGATATGGCTTTAATATAAAGGAGCAAAGATGATTTCAATAAAAAATAACCATAATACTGTTGTTGTCGTCGTTCACGAAATCTATGGAGTCAATGATCATATGATAGACGTTTGTAAAAGGTTAGCTGATCACAATGTTGATGTACTCTGTCCTAATCTTTTACAAGTAGATAAACCGTACAATTATTCACAAGAGAGTATCGCTTATACGAATTTTATAGAAAATGTTGGAATTGAGATTGCTAAAAATAAGCTGAAACCAATCTTGTTCGATTTGAAAGACAAGTACGATAAAGTATTTGTACTTGGGTACAGTGTAGGGGCAACGATTGCTTGGTTGTGTAGTAATGAAGCTGTTGTAGATGGTGTAGTTGCTTACTATGGTTCAAGAATTCGAGATTATGTACAACAATTGCCGCTTTCTCCTACATTATTGTTTTTCCCACAAATAGAAACCTCATTTGACGTTGATCAACTAGTCGAAACATTAAGTAATAAAGAGCATGTTTACATAAGAAAGATGGAAGGTAATCACGGGTTTAGCAATCCTTACTCTAATTCATATCATCAACAGTCAGCACAAGATTCATGGGATGAGACGTTAAAGTTTTTCGCTAAAATATGATTTTGGAGTAATCCCCTTGTATTCAATATGAATACAAGGAGATGGGTTGTTTGAAGTGCTTACGTTGTTGCTGATACTACAAAATAGCTTACTTTATTGTTGAGTCACTGGTTTGTATTGTCCAGGCACATTACTGACTGAAATGGCTAAGCGATTCCAACTATTGATCGTGTTGATTAGCACGATAAGATCGACAAATTGTTTTTCGTCAAAATGTTTTCGAACAAATTCATATACATGATTAGGGACACCATTTGTTGAGATAGAAGTGACTGCTTCTGTTAATTCTAGTGCCGCTCGTTCTGCATCATTATAGAATGGCGATTCACGCCATGCATTCAAACAATATATTCTTTGCTCAGTCTCACCAATTGCTCGCGCATCCTTCGTATGCATATCTAAGCAATAAGCACATTTGTTAATTTGTGAGCTACGGATTTTAATAAGTTCAATTAACTTCGGATCAAAACCTGTTGTGTTCTTGTATTCTTCGAATTGTAGCATTAATTTAACAGCTTCAGGAGCTGTTTGGTAAAGGTTAATACGTTCTTTCATTTCAATCTCCTCCATTAAGTAATATTGCTTTCACTATGTAAGACAAAATAGAGAGTTGAAATGTGACATAACTAGTGAAAAAGTATTAACTTTTTTATTTACTTTTACAATGGTAACGAGATATGCCTTAACTTATCAGGGTTTGAGATGATATAAATTTTCTTTATATTTGTTTCGGTTTGATCTAGTGCAAAGTAAATCGCCTTAAGCGGCTGTCCGTCTTGAACGTGTAAAACGCCACTTTGACCATTAATAATAATTGGTTGTAGCTCTCCATAGAAACTTCCTTTTGAAGCAATACCTTGTAAAAATGCTGATACGCGTTGCTTCGATATAATCGGGTTCAATGCAGCAATTACTTTGCCACCACCATCAGTAACAAGGACAACATCTTCTGTAAGTGTATTAATAAATTGATCGAAGTTTCCAGTTACAGAAG
This window harbors:
- a CDS encoding dienelactone hydrolase family protein, which gives rise to MISIKNNHNTVVVVVHEIYGVNDHMIDVCKRLADHNVDVLCPNLLQVDKPYNYSQESIAYTNFIENVGIEIAKNKLKPILFDLKDKYDKVFVLGYSVGATIAWLCSNEAVVDGVVAYYGSRIRDYVQQLPLSPTLLFFPQIETSFDVDQLVETLSNKEHVYIRKMEGNHGFSNPYSNSYHQQSAQDSWDETLKFFAKI
- a CDS encoding carboxymuconolactone decarboxylase family protein, which produces MKERINLYQTAPEAVKLMLQFEEYKNTTGFDPKLIELIKIRSSQINKCAYCLDMHTKDARAIGETEQRIYCLNAWRESPFYNDAERAALELTEAVTSISTNGVPNHVYEFVRKHFDEKQFVDLIVLINTINSWNRLAISVSNVPGQYKPVTQQ